A window of Amblyraja radiata isolate CabotCenter1 chromosome 25, sAmbRad1.1.pri, whole genome shotgun sequence contains these coding sequences:
- the LOC116987162 gene encoding immunoglobulin lambda-1 light chain-like, translating to MYENASSYLEIQMTKIRPPCFTVAEYFDEGRIWQFLIGFDEHSDVNAAMTIRQQPSMSTSTGQNIQISCTISGSSSGGDYVQWYQQIPGKTPKYLMYYYSGSIDKGTDIPDRFSVSMSGNTATFAISNVQADDAADYYCAKWDSGLHFGKGTRLGIGDPRAPIVTVLPPSADEVTSKGTATLVCLVNGFNPGSVAVEWTVDGSAKNSGVQTSPIQQDKDNTFSLSSYLTLTASDWNLHELYSCVVKHQSLANPLKTNIVRSSCI from the exons ATGTATGAGAACGCATCAAGCTATTTAGAAATACAAATGACGAAAATAAGACCCCCATGCTTCACAGTGGCGGAATATTTCGACGAAGGAAGGATCTGGCAATTTCTGATTGGCTTCGACGAGCATTCTG ATGTAAACGCGGCAATGACAATACGTCAACAGCCTTCGATGTCCACCTCTACGGGGCAGAACATACAAATATCCTGCACCATATCGGGCTCCAGTTCAGGCGGTGACTATGTCCAGTGGTACCAACAGATCCCTGGCAAAACTCCAAAGTATTTAATGTACTATTATTCCGGCAGCATTGATAAAGGCACGGACATTCCAGACCGTTTCTCCGTCTCAATGTCAGGCAACACTGCAACATTCGCAATATCTAACGTTCAAGCGGATGATGCTGCGGACTATTACTGTGCAAAATGGGATAGTGGTTTACATTTCGGTAAAGGAACGAGGCTGGGTATTGGTG ATCCTCGGGCACCGATCGTGACTGTTCTCCCGCCTTCCGCTGACGAAGTTACCTCAAAGGGCACCGCCACACTGGTGTGTTTGGTGAACGGCTTTAATCCGGGCTCGGTGGCCGTTGAGTGGACAGTCGACGGCAGTGCAAAAAATAGCGGCGTTCAGACCAGCCCGATCCAGCAGGATAAGGACAACACGTTCAGTCTCAGCAGTTACCTGACTCTGACAGCCTCAGACTGGAATTTACACGAGCTTTACTCCTGTGTGGTTAAACACCAGAGTCTGGCAAACCCACTTAAGACAAATATCGTGAGATCCAGCTGTATCTGA